The Trichoderma atroviride chromosome 5, complete sequence genome contains a region encoding:
- a CDS encoding uncharacterized protein (EggNog:ENOG41), which yields MSLFDYTESSQRVIFGEGSLSKLPDELTKLNCTKPLILTTPSKTFYVDDVAKILNGQIAGSFTQVAMHTPKEVTEEALKQLRSVNADCVVSIGGGSAVGLGKALFIRTGLPHICIPTTYAGSEMTPIVGQTENRVKVTHIDRKAIPTVVIYDVNLTLTLPTNISATSGLNAIAHAVEALYAQDANPITSMFAFKGIQTLARSLPQIMQNPRDLKARSDVLLGAWFCGKCLAGASVALHHKLCHVLGGTFNLPHAETHAIILPHALAYIAPSIPNIMQELSGIIPESNGDAVSGLNKLLSKLQITYSLKDLGLKEEDIEVAVDNLLKKPFWNPRPVERDPIRELLKRAWEGKPAQIEV from the exons ATGAGTCTTTTCGACTACACCGAGAGCTCCCAAAGagtcatctttggcgagggCAGCCTATCAAAACTTCCCGATGAGCTTACCAAGCTCAACTGCACCAAACCACTCATATTGACAACGCCTTCAAAGACATTCTACGTTGACGATGTTGCGAAAATTCTAAATGGACAGATTGCGGGTTCATTTACGCAAGTCGCAATGCATACTCCAAAGGAAGTTACTGAAGAAGCGTTAAAGCAGCTCAGATCCGTCAATGCCGACTGCGTTGTATCAATTGGTGGCGGGAGTGCCGTGGGACTGGGCAAAGCATTATTTATTCGCACAGGGCTGCCTCACATCTGCATACCGACTACGTATGCTGGCAGTGAAATGACGCCCATCGTAGGCCAAACAGAGAACCGGGTCAAAGTTACTCACATTGACCGGAAAGCCATTCCGACAGTTGTCATTTACGACGTGAATTTGACGTTGACGCTGCCGACTAACATAAGCGCAACAAGCGGCCTTAATGCCATAGCTCATGCGG TCGAGGCTTTGTACGCTCAAGATGCCAATCCCATCACAAGCATGTTTGCATTCAAGGGAATCCAAACTTTGGCTAGATCGCTGCCTCAAATAATGCAAAACCCAAGAGACCTCAAAGCTCGCTCCGACGTTCTACTTGGTGCTTGGTTCTGCGGAAAATGTCTCGCTGGGGCATCCGTAGCTCTGCATCATAAACTCTGCCATGTCCTTGGGGGTACCTTTAATCTGCCTCACGCGGAAACGCATGCAATTATTTTGCCTCATGCGCTGGCATATATTGCTCCAAGCATCCCCAACATTATGCAGGAGTTGTCTGGCATTATTCCGGAAAGTAATGGAGATGCAGTCAGCGGCTTGAACAAGTTACTATCTAAGCTGCAAATTACATATAGTCTTAAGGACCTTGGTctgaaagaagaggatattGAGGTGGCAGTAGATAATCTGCTAAAGAAGCCATTCTGGAACCCCAGACCTGTTGAAAGGGATCCGATTCGCGAGCTGCTGAAAAGAGCCTGGGAGGGAAAACCAGCTCAAATAGAAGTATAG
- a CDS encoding uncharacterized protein (EggNog:ENOG41~TransMembrane:12 (i21-45o65-88i95-115o121-143i155-177o189-210i288-310o322-343i355-374o402-424i436-456o462-482i)) translates to MGGFRAVEDRPTPKEVYNWRLYFEAAVIATGSLLFGYDGAFIGTTISRASFKKDFSILPADASSISSNITSAFQAGAFFGAIFCFFITEKIGRKWALFTSNVVFLIGAVVMTAATHSLSNIYAGRVLTGLACGGITATVPSYIAELSIPSIRGILTGLFEIAYQIGSVIGFWINYGINQNMDQSSTASWRIPMAVQIIPCGMLLLGGAFLHESPLWLFRNDRVEEGTKALEEIRQLPRDHKYIEEDIQMIRGRLLEETDIASRYGTGSWALFRGALYELSRKGMRNRVILVFCSFALQNMSGAAAINYYSPTLFASLGISDVSLYTGIYGLVKAVASIIFYVFLIDIWGRRHPTILSSIACSLCLWVIGAYVKIGHPADIIKAGHQLSPSTAAGGKAATGMIMIYSVFWSFGLNGIPWIVAAEIFPGALRNFSGTWAALCQWLTQFVITKALPYIFASLGYGTWFFFASWMLLATIWAFFFLPETKGKTLDEIDVIFGYAEDRRQFFPEPSNADIVKEDAEVFTKE, encoded by the exons ATGGGCGGATTTCGTGCTGTTGAAGACCGGCCAACGCCGAAAGAGGTGTACAACTGGCGTTTATACTTTGAGGCCGCCGTTATTGCTACCGGTTCTCTGCT CTTTGGCTATGATGGCGCATTTATCGGAACCACCATTTCTCGCGCAAGTTTCAAAAAAGACTTTAGTATCCTACCGGCCGATGCGAGTAGCATTTCGAGCAATATCACGTCTGCGTTCCAAGCGGGCGCTTTCTTCGGAGCcattttttgcttcttta TCACCGAAAAGATCGGTCGAAAGTGGGCGCTATTCACTTCCAATGTGGTGTTTCTTATCGGCGCAGTTGTTATGACGGCTGCGACACACTCACTATCCAACATAT ATGCTGGTCGAGTCCTCACTGGGCTTGCCTGCGGTGGAATCACTGCGACGGTTCCAAGCTACATCGCTGAGCTTTCCATCCCTTCTATCCGCGGCATACTCACTGGACTTTTCGAAATTGCGTACCAGATAGGATCAGTTATTGGCTTTTGGATCAACTACGGAATTAACCAGAACATGGACCAAAGTTCAACGGCCTCGTGGCGTATTCCCATGGCAGTTCAAATTATCCCCTGTGGTATGCTGCTACTTGGAGGCGCATTTCTACACGAAAGCCCTCTATGGCTCTTCCGAAATGATAGAGTGGAAGAAGGGACAAAAGCATTGGAAGAAATTCGCCAATTGCCACGAGATCACAAGT ACATAGAAGAAGACATACAAATGATCCGAGGTCGCCTGTTAGAGGAAACCGACATCGCAAGTAGATACGGTACTGGATCGTGGGCACTTTTCCGTGGAGCTCTATATGAACTGTCTCGCAAGGGCATGCGCAACCGTGTCATTCTCGtattttgttcttttgctcttcaaaaTATGTCTGGAGCTGCAG CTATTAATTACTACTCGCCTACGCTATTTGCCTCCTTGGGAATCTCAGATGTCTCTCTTTACACTGGCATCTATGGCCTTGTCAAGGCAGTTGCTTCAATCATTTTCTACGTCTTCTTAATCGACATTTGGGGACGTCGACATCCAACCATTCTCTCTTCAATCGCTTGTTCACTGTGTCTCTGGGTCATCGGCGCATATGTCAAGATTGGGCATCCAgccgacatcatcaaagccgGACACCAACTTTCACCATCCACCGCAGCCGGTGGCAAAGCTGCAACTGGCATGATCATGATATACTCCGTCTT CTGGTCTTTCGGACTTAATGGAATTCCTTGGATCGTTGCCGCCGAAATTTTCCCTGGAGCTTTGCGTAACTTTTCTGGAACGTGGGCGGCACTTTGCCAATG GCTCACACAATTCGTTATTACAAAGGCACTGCCATATatttttgcctctttgggcTACGGCACCTGGTTCTTCTTCGCGTCTTGGATGCTGCTCGCAACTATTtgggccttcttctttcttccagAAACGAAAGGCAAGACTCTAGATGAAATTGACGTTATTTT TGGATACGCTGAAGACAGAAGGCAGTTCTTCCCGGAGCCATCAAATGCAGATATTGTCAAGGAAGATGCGGAAGTGTTCACAAAGGAGTAA
- a CDS encoding uncharacterized protein (EggNog:ENOG41) — protein MPQPPIHDDNMNAVSPQRAGPTRRYNRSRCGCLTCKRRKVKCDEQRPRCSHCERLNLECKWRPLHAVALSKQRNDANGERPTGDSQPITSPSTDRSPTASGLRTLQAMDEVFDYASFMWDPSSSLWQQESPDMTTAIALDANLIESSAFMNRHADPLTINTYTNSIAIQEDRNQLIGQSSSGSSEKLMEFFIKSAIPPIIAGVESQRKWSSIRQGLVAMSKSSRVLRCAILAFSNTLLCRSNPSWAFDDQNHYQEAVIEVEAHDPDSLNEHSLARECLLAALFFLSYVDIIETRLDMAHRYLKQAYTIFQRGDKASFSHVEKQVLLWIRLLDARAVSAGGEGLFLSRDDEIELVEPSPASFDAETDDTAKSQDASSDDIEDVLFQVLYQPGIVFFQKVQSFMGRISKIDPWHRSRGTVEDEIDVMNIGASIASDLRSLYDQRPPLMDYAVAGKLSEPHISAHLAFTITRAFRTYLSNYFASKVHLHRVAYKHLPLTKEAADALAQIRKLAHQISADLGPEDSLPVNMLWPLLMLGAEEQDEEEKAWIKAQIMRMEGVAGNARITAQVLEEVQARQEATKARADIRSVMHSVFNSCFAIL, from the exons ATGCCACAGCCTCCTATACATGATGACAATATGAACGCGGTCTCGCCACAACGCGCTGGGCCAACAAGGCGTTACAACAGGTCACGCTGCGGATGCTTGACCTGCAA ACGCCGCAAAGTCAAATGCGATGAGCAGCGGCCTCGATGCTCGCACTGCGAGAGGCTAAATCTGGAATGCAAATGGCGACCCCTTCACGCTGTCGCCTTGTCTAAGCAACGAAATgacgccaatggcgagaGGCCTACAGGCGACAGTCAGCCAATCACATCTCCTTCTACCGATCGATCACCAACTGCGTCTGGATTACGAACGCTGCAGGCCATGGATGAAGTCTTTGACTACGCTAGCTTCATGTGGGATCCAAGTAGCAGTTTGTGGCAGCAAGAAAGCCCAGATATGACGACTGCCATTGCACTTGATGCAAATCTTATA GAATCAAGCGCCTTTATGAACAGACACGCAGATCCCTTAACAATCAACACATACACCAATAGTATAGCCATACAAGAGGACAGAAATCAGCTTATCGGTCAAAGTTCTTCTGGTTCAAGCGAAAAATTAATGGAATTCTTCATAAAATCTGCTATACCGCCAATTATAGCCGGAGTCGAGTCTCAGAGAAAATGGTCCTCAATCCGCCAAGGCCTTGTCGCAATGTCAAAAAGCTCCCGCGTCCTACGCTGTGCTATTCTAGCATTCTCAAATACCCTTTTATGTCGTAGCAACCCCTCTTGGGCCTTTGACGACCAGAATCACTACCAGGAAGCCGTCATTGAAGTAGAGGCCCATGATCCAGATTCTCTCAACGAGCACAGCCTGGCGCGCGAATGCCTCCTCGCCGCTTTATTCTTCTTAAGCTATGTTGACATAATAGAAACCAGGCTCGATATGGCACATCGCTATCTCAAACAAGCGTATACAATATTCCAGAGAGGGGACAAGGCCTCTTTCTCGCACGTCGAAAAGCAGGTTCTTCTTTGGATTCGGCTATTGGATGCTAGAGCGGTGTCTGCTGGAGGTGAAGGGCTATTTCTATCACGAGACGATGAGATTGAACTTGTAGAGCCTTCACCTGCGAGTTTCGATGCTGAAACGGATGATACTGCAAAAAGTCAAGACGCATCCAGCGACGACATTGAAGATGTTTTATTCCAGGTCCTCTACCAGCCTGGCATCGTCTTTTTCCAAAAGGTTCAAAGTTTCATGGGCCGCATTTCAAAGATTGATCCGTGGCATAGGTCAAGAGGCACCGTGGAAGACGAGATTGATGTCATGAATATTGGCGCTTCCATTGCCTCTGACCTGCGGTCGCTATACGATCAGCGCCCACCGCTCATGGACTATGCGGTGGCCGGAAAGCTCTCAGAGCCTCACATCTCGGCACACTTGGCTTTCACCATCACTCGAGCTTTTCGCACATACTTGTCCAACTACTTCGCCAGCAAAGTGCATCTTCACCGTGTTGCTTACAAACACTTGCCATTGACCAAAGAGGCAGCCGATGCTCTCGCTCAAATCCGCAAATTGGCCCACCAGATTTCAGCCGATTTAGGTCCTGAAGATTCACTTCCGGTAAATATGCTCTGGCCTCTCTTAATGCTGGGGGCTGAAGAacaggatgaagaggagaaggcgtGGATCAAGGCGCAAATAATGAGAATGGAGGGCGTTGCCGGGAACGCAAGAATCACGGCGCAGGTCTTGGAAGAGGTCCAGGCTCGCCAAGAAGCCACCAAAGCTCGCGCGGACATTCGCTCCGTGATGCACTCAGTATTTAATTCGTGCTTTGCGATCTTGTGA
- a CDS encoding uncharacterized protein (EggNog:ENOG41~SECRETED:SignalP(1-19)) yields the protein MAFKNMFVAALAALPAAFASPIELEPRGCTYGGPYQNFPPMSSWLPWTTVFGLYEQTMVNAGSSWDDVGRINVAISQAAASIGVDERVILAIILQESTGYVGVECTGGDDCGLMQCEGCPSFQGQNELSQSQTSSMINGGTQHFKQNLEDWGNQWATSSIYPALREYNSGSVNSGDLSQAAGGFGVPCYVSDVARRMMGQVF from the exons ATGGCTTTCAAGAATATGTTCGTCGCCGCCCTGGCTGCTCTGCCTGCCGCCTTTGCCTCTCCCATCGAGCTTGAGCCTCGCGGCTGTACCTACGGCGGACCCTACCAGAACTTCCCCCCCATGAGCTCTTGGCTGCCCTGGACTACTGTTTTCGGCCTTTATGAGCAGACCATGGTCAACGCAGGCTCCAGCTGGGACGATGTTGGCCGTATCAACGTGGCTATTAGCCAAGCTGCCGCGAGCATTGGTGTTGATGAGCGTGTTATCCTCGCCATCATTCTCCAAGAGAGCACAGGTTATGTCGGTGTCGAGTGCACCGGTGGAGATGACTGTGGATTAATGCAGTGCGAAGGATGTCCTTCATTCCAGGGCCAGAATGAGCTGTCTCAG TCGCAAACCTCTTCCATGATCAACGGTGGAACTCAGCACTTCAAGCAGAACTTGGAGGACTGGGGAAACCAGTGGGCTACCTCATCTATCTACCCTGCCCTCCGTGAATACAACTCAGGCAGTGTCAACAGCGGCGATCTCAGTCAAGCTGCCGGTGGCTTCGGCGTGCCTTGCTACGTCAGTGACGTTGCCCGCCGCATGATGGGCCAGGTCTTCTAA